One Hippocampus zosterae strain Florida chromosome 4, ASM2543408v3, whole genome shotgun sequence genomic window carries:
- the tm2d3 gene encoding TM2 domain-containing protein 3 isoform X2: MACKQWRPDKGRFLKSYGIVLLLCTDLFLQCVNGYLSSPHVGQDPPYAREAQHGLVITSPVVPAAATASPAGNDVNYASKCPSGGLCSRLPADCMQCNYQHNCTYGKLTSFSCKAKKGVHCVGESGQQQSNFSLSVTCQFCWQLDSRQYRCSNSTSCMTVACPRQRYNATCDVLEHVHCLGKRRFQKRLYCNWTGGYKWSTALALSITLGGFGADRFYLGQWREGLGKLFSFGGLGIWTLIDVLLIAVGYVGPADGSLYI, translated from the exons ATGGCTTGTAAACAGTGGCGTCCTGATAAGGGGCGATTCCTCAAAAGCTACGGAATCGTTCTCCTCTTGTGTACGGACCTTTTTTTGCAGTGTGTCAATG GATATCTGAGCTCCCCGCACGTCGGCCAGGATCCTCCGTACGCCAGAGAAGCCCAACATGGCCTGGTTATCACCAGCCCGGTGGTGCCTGCTGCAGCCACGG CTTCTCCCGCTGGAAATGACGTGAACTACGCCTCCAAATGTCCCAGTGGGGGACTTTGCAGTCGCTTGCCCGCTGATTGCATGCAGTGCAATTATCAACACAATTGCACCTACGGGAAACTGACTTCCTTCTCCTGTAAAGCCAAAAAAGGCGTTCACTGTGtt GGAGAGTCAGGCCAGCAGCAAAGCAACTTCTCTCTTTCCGTCACCTGTCAGTTCTGTTGGCAGCTGGACTCGAGGCAGTACCGCTGCTCCAACTCCACCAGTTGCATGACTGTGGCCTGCCCCCGGCAGCGCTACAATGCCACCTGTGATGTCTTGGAACACGTTCACTGTTTAG GCAAAAGGCGTTTTCAGAAGCGTTTGTATTGCAACTGGACTGGAGGATACAAGTGGTCCACGGCGTTGGCGCTCAG CATCACCCTGGGCGGTTTTGGGGCGGACCGCTTTTACCTGGGACAGTGGAGAGAGGGTCTGGGCAAGCTCTTCAGCTTCGGAGGACTGGGCATTTGGACTTTGATAGATGTGCTTCTCATCGCCGTGGGTTACGTGGGCCCGGCGGACGGTTCTCTTTACatctaa
- the tm2d3 gene encoding TM2 domain-containing protein 3 isoform X1 yields MACKQWRPDKGRFLKSYGIVLLLCTDLFLQCVNGYLSSPHVGQDPPYAREAQHGLVITSPVVPAAATASPAGNDVNYASKCPSGGLCSRLPADCMQCNYQHNCTYGKLTSFSCKAKKGVHCVGESGQQQSNFSLSVTCQFCWQLDSRQYRCSNSTSCMTVACPRQRYNATCDVLEHVHCLGKRRFQKRLYCNWTGGYKWSTALALSITLGGFGADRFYLGQWREGLGKLFSFGGLGIWTLIDVLLIAVGYVGPADGSLYIKKSPKNMMMFETRLVLQGLMIY; encoded by the exons ATGGCTTGTAAACAGTGGCGTCCTGATAAGGGGCGATTCCTCAAAAGCTACGGAATCGTTCTCCTCTTGTGTACGGACCTTTTTTTGCAGTGTGTCAATG GATATCTGAGCTCCCCGCACGTCGGCCAGGATCCTCCGTACGCCAGAGAAGCCCAACATGGCCTGGTTATCACCAGCCCGGTGGTGCCTGCTGCAGCCACGG CTTCTCCCGCTGGAAATGACGTGAACTACGCCTCCAAATGTCCCAGTGGGGGACTTTGCAGTCGCTTGCCCGCTGATTGCATGCAGTGCAATTATCAACACAATTGCACCTACGGGAAACTGACTTCCTTCTCCTGTAAAGCCAAAAAAGGCGTTCACTGTGtt GGAGAGTCAGGCCAGCAGCAAAGCAACTTCTCTCTTTCCGTCACCTGTCAGTTCTGTTGGCAGCTGGACTCGAGGCAGTACCGCTGCTCCAACTCCACCAGTTGCATGACTGTGGCCTGCCCCCGGCAGCGCTACAATGCCACCTGTGATGTCTTGGAACACGTTCACTGTTTAG GCAAAAGGCGTTTTCAGAAGCGTTTGTATTGCAACTGGACTGGAGGATACAAGTGGTCCACGGCGTTGGCGCTCAG CATCACCCTGGGCGGTTTTGGGGCGGACCGCTTTTACCTGGGACAGTGGAGAGAGGGTCTGGGCAAGCTCTTCAGCTTCGGAGGACTGGGCATTTGGACTTTGATAGATGTGCTTCTCATCGCCGTGGGTTACGTGGGCCCGGCGGACGGTTCTCTTTACat aaaaaaaagccccaaaaacaTGATGATGTTTGAGACACGGCTCGTGCTCCAAGGACTGATGATCTACTGA
- the larp6a gene encoding la-related protein 6a — protein sequence MHALVNAFMRCLSFLLPPSWLCVSLCLWASECEQTPPRSNPRARFRATKPLTYEEVVAVAAAVHGGGGGGGADASSSSPCSPSASPAPGCVSPAPQAAPSDTRIWFGLAWQAVERVLGAPRVLLDDSSSRSASSPARLLDSSSASGGAYTDPGANMSAAAGIPSPSPSLGLSPCSPDSSEEVITVDHQLSQEMGTVTITVAIQAAEDEEPEEFSPGHGDFIGGSCSEDEFGKHDKSSGAGTSGGELEEESWQPPDPELIHKLVTQIEYYLSDENLEHDAFLLKHVRRNKLGFVSVKLLTSFKKVKHLTRDWRTTAFALRQSNLLELNDEGGKVRRKTAVPVFASESLPSRMLLLSELHRWPELAQLTENGGGGGGGESGAAQQEQLMKLLLKAFGTYGAIASVRVLKPGKDLPADLKRLSGRYAQLGTEECAIVEFEEVEAAVKANEAAGGADGGSPGLKVVLIGTKPPKKKVQKERSGEDAPPTGMRKSRSLNSRVRELQYHADDSACSSSDTESTPTSPRPARKSQSCNKLSPTAAGVAFQNNHLSPRNSPWSSPRASPCLQRKSAHSHKSPLVGQGRLSPEPGRRWADYSSDSSLTPSGSPWVQRRKQVASQESSPVGSPMLGRKIQNADGLPPGVTRLPRGPDGTRGFHCGPLAERGKSAATQT from the exons ATGCACGCTCTGGTGAACGCCTTCATGCGTTGCCTCTCCTTCCTGCTGCCCCCCTCCTGGCTGTGTGTCAGCCTGTGCTTGTGGGCCAGTGAGTGCGAACAGACGCCGCCACGGTCCAATCCCAGAGCTCGCTTCCGAGCTACAAAGCCTCTTACATATGAGGAAGTAGTCGCAGTAGCCGCGGCGGTACAcggtggcggcggtggtggtggtgctgatgcctcctcctcctccccttgcAGCCCGTCGGCCTCCCCAGCTCCAGGCTGCGTCTCGCCGGCTCCGCAGGCCGCTCCGTCGGACACTCGGATCTGGTTCGGTCTCGCGTGGCAAGCCGTGGAGCGCGTCTTGGGAGCTCCGCGGGTCCTTCTCGACGATAGTAGCAGTCGATCGGCGTCAAGTCCCGCCCGCCTCCTTGACTCGAGCTCGGCTTCTGGAGGCGCCTACACCGACCCCGGGGCGAACATGAGCGCGGCCGCGGGGATCCCGAGCCCGAGCCCCAGTCTCGGTCTCAGCCCGTGCTCCCCCGACTCGTCCGAAGAGGTCATCACCGTGGACCACCAGCTCTCTCAGGAGATGGGTACGGTGACCATCACGGTGGCCATCCAGGCGGCAGAGGACGAGGAGCCCGAGGAATTCTCGCCCGGGCATGGCGACTTTATCGGCGGCAGCTGCAGCGAGGACGAATTCGGGAAGCACGACAAGTCGAG TGGTGCTGGGACCAGCGGCggggagctggaggaggagagctgGCAGCCTCCTGACCCAGAGCTCATCCACAAGCTGGTGACCCAGATTGAGTACTACCTGTCGGACGAAAACCTGGAGCACGACGCCTTCCTTCTCAAACACGTGCGACGCAACAAGCTGGGCTTTGTCAGTGTCAAGTTGTTGACCTCCTTCAAAAAG GTGAAACACTTGACTCGCGACTGGAGAACGACTGCTTTTgccctgagacaatccaacctCCTGGAGCTCAACGACGAGGGCGGGAAAGTGCGGCGTAAAACGGCCGTGCCGGTCTTCGCCAGCGAATCGCTGCCCAGTCGCATGCTGCTGCTGAGCGAGCTGCATCGCTGGCCTGAGCTGGCCCAGCTCACGGAGAACGGAGGCGGAGGCGGGGGCGGCGAGAGCGGTGCCGCTCAGCAGGAGCAGCTGATGAAGCTGCTGCTCAAAGCCTTCGGGACATACGGCGCCATCGCGTCGGTCCGCGTCCTCAAACCCGGCAAGGACCTGCCGGCCGACCTGAAGAGGCTGAGCGGCCGCTACGCCCAGCTGGGCACCGAGGAGTGCGCCATCGTGGAGTTCGAGGAGGTGGAGGCGGCCGTCAAAGCCAACGAGGCAGCGGGTGGCGCGGACGGCGGCTCGCCGGGCTTGAAGGTGGTCCTGATTGGCACCAAACCTCCCAAAAAGAAAGTCCAGAAGGAGCGGTCCGGCGAGGACGCCCCCCCCACAGGGATGCGCAAAAGCCGCTCGCTCAACAGCCGAGTCCGAGAGCTACAATACCACGCGGACGACTCCGCCTGCAGTTCCTCGGACACGGAGAGCACGCCCACGTCGCCCCGGCCGGCCCGCAAGTCCCAGTCCTGCAACAAGCTCAGCCCCACGGCCGCGGGCGTCGCCTTCCAGAACAATCACCTGTCACCCCGCAACAGTCCGTGGTCCAGCCCCCGCGCCAGTCCCTGCCTCCAGCGCAAATCGGCCCACTCCCACAAATCGCCCTTAGTCGGCCAGGGCCGACTCAGCCCCGAACCCGGGCGCCGCTGGGCCGACTACTCGTCCGACAGCAGCCTGACGCCGTCGGGCAGCCCGTGGGTGCAAAGGCGCAAGCAGGTGGCTTCGCAGGAGAGTAGTCCGGTGGGGAGCCCGATGCTGGGCCGCAAGATCCAAAATGCGGACGGCCTGCCCCCGGGCGTCACCAGGCTCCCGCGCGGTCCCGACGGAACCCGCGGGTTCCACTGCGGACCGCTCGCCGAGAGAGGCAAGAGCGCCGCCACCCAGACTTGA